One Bacteroidota bacterium DNA window includes the following coding sequences:
- a CDS encoding radical SAM protein has translation MNLRAWLDTLSSRSFSIPVVILYVTEGCNLRCCMCSYRHPQPGELSLRELASLAEQLAGYGLRHIVYSGGEPLLRSDFPAICELFGRHGVKQSLLTNGVLLEQRLPEIGRHFREIIVSLDGPDAATHDSIRGGVSFERAVRGIKAARIAAPAGRSISLRTVLQKKNYRMMSRMVDTARSLGVGRISFLAADLLSGAFGRDQHGSAPEPGGWKQEVMLDASELQEFREIVSALVSSRRREFQERFISEPPAKLFHIVEYFEAVAGIRPFPRNHCNAPNVSAVITSTGEVRPCFFLPGYANVREESVRTLSNGSGIRATRRNVNEYTLERCATCVCTLHVGHAASLLDRF, from the coding sequence TTGAACCTCAGGGCGTGGCTCGATACTCTCTCCTCCAGGTCCTTCTCGATCCCCGTCGTCATCCTCTACGTGACGGAAGGGTGCAACCTGCGCTGCTGCATGTGCTCGTACCGCCACCCTCAACCGGGCGAACTTTCGCTCCGGGAACTCGCTTCGCTGGCAGAGCAGCTGGCCGGTTATGGCCTGCGGCACATCGTCTATTCGGGCGGCGAGCCGCTTCTGCGCAGCGACTTTCCGGCCATCTGCGAACTCTTCGGCCGGCACGGGGTCAAACAATCGCTTCTGACCAACGGAGTCCTGCTCGAACAGCGTCTTCCCGAGATCGGCCGCCACTTCCGCGAGATCATCGTCTCGCTCGACGGACCCGATGCGGCCACGCACGACTCGATCCGCGGGGGGGTATCGTTTGAGAGGGCGGTCCGGGGAATAAAAGCAGCCCGGATCGCGGCGCCCGCCGGCCGATCGATCTCGCTCCGGACCGTTCTTCAAAAGAAGAATTACAGAATGATGAGCCGTATGGTGGACACGGCCCGGTCGCTGGGCGTGGGCCGGATCTCCTTTCTCGCCGCCGACCTCCTCTCCGGCGCATTCGGAAGGGATCAGCATGGGTCCGCCCCGGAGCCCGGCGGGTGGAAACAGGAGGTCATGCTGGATGCGTCAGAGCTTCAAGAGTTTCGGGAGATTGTAAGCGCTCTCGTCTCCTCCCGGCGCCGGGAATTTCAGGAACGGTTCATCTCCGAGCCGCCCGCAAAGCTCTTTCATATCGTGGAATACTTCGAGGCGGTCGCCGGGATCCGGCCGTTCCCCAGGAATCACTGCAACGCCCCGAACGTTTCGGCGGTCATCACCTCCACGGGCGAGGTCCGCCCCTGTTTTTTCCTTCCCGGGTACGCCAACGTGCGGGAGGAATCCGTGCGAACGCTGAGCAACGGCTCCGGCATCCGGGCCACGCGCAGGAATGTGAACGAGTATACGCTCGAGCGATGTGCGACCTGCGTCTGTACGCTGCATGTCGGGCACGCCGCTTCGCTTCTTGACAGATTCTGA